In one window of Desulfurella amilsii DNA:
- the fabD gene encoding ACP S-malonyltransferase, with product MDFLIFTGQGSQFVGMIKDLYDSFDIVKNVVKRADESLSFSLSNLMFNGPSNELLLTQNAQPAILTSSIAVYELIKTELGFEFEISAGHSLGQYSSLVAAGSICLEDAVFAVYNRGKFMQEAVSVGIGAMMAVIGNNIKEIENLCKDVSKDSEFYCDIANYNAPTQIIVSGYKKGVEGLQSIIRERNLGKTIMLDVSAPFHCKLMEPVKEKMQKVLDSITINPVDKIIIENVNSNIIKTPDQIKQSLLEQIAKPVRWVDNVNKALVYPIKSIVECGPKDTLSLMLKRNVKNVNISGIFDLKSYNTFREVYGL from the coding sequence ATGGATTTTTTGATTTTTACAGGTCAAGGTTCACAGTTTGTTGGAATGATAAAAGATCTTTATGATAGTTTTGATATTGTAAAGAATGTGGTAAAAAGAGCAGATGAATCCTTGTCTTTTTCTTTGAGTAATTTGATGTTTAATGGTCCATCAAATGAACTTTTATTAACTCAAAATGCTCAACCAGCAATACTAACATCCTCAATTGCCGTATATGAGCTGATAAAAACCGAATTAGGTTTTGAGTTTGAAATAAGCGCGGGCCATTCTTTAGGCCAATACTCAAGTCTTGTTGCAGCTGGCTCTATTTGCCTAGAAGATGCCGTCTTTGCTGTTTATAATCGCGGAAAATTCATGCAGGAAGCAGTAAGTGTGGGCATTGGCGCAATGATGGCTGTAATAGGCAATAATATAAAAGAAATAGAAAATTTATGCAAAGACGTTTCCAAAGATAGCGAGTTTTACTGTGATATTGCAAACTACAATGCGCCTACTCAGATTATAGTTTCTGGCTATAAAAAGGGTGTTGAAGGTTTGCAGTCAATTATAAGAGAAAGAAATTTAGGCAAAACAATTATGCTAGATGTATCTGCGCCTTTTCATTGCAAATTAATGGAGCCAGTCAAAGAAAAAATGCAAAAGGTTTTAGACAGCATTACAATAAACCCTGTAGATAAAATTATAATCGAAAATGTAAATTCAAACATTATCAAAACGCCTGATCAAATAAAACAATCATTACTTGAGCAAATAGCAAAACCAGTTAGATGGGTAGATAATGTAAATAAAGCTTTAGTATATCCAATAAAGTCTATAGTTGAATGTGGCCCAAAAGATACTTTGTCATTAATGCTAAAGAGAAATGTTAAAAATGTGAATATTAGTGGAATTTTTGATTTAAAAAGTTATAATACATTTAGGGAAGTTTATGGGTTATAA
- the fabG gene encoding 3-oxoacyl-[acyl-carrier-protein] reductase produces the protein MGYKGDVVVVTGASKGIGAFIAIELAKKGLSAIINYNSSEGKAIAISESIKKEQGKCEIKKFDVSNYAEVEKAFEEIIDKYKKIDYLVNNAGIVSDNLIIKMKEDEFDKVVRLNLYGTFNCSKIVAKYMLKQRFGVIVNISSIVGLFGNAGQSNYAASKAGIIGFTKSLAKELGSRNIRVNAVAPGFIETDMTNGLNIIQKKFLTDKIALRRLGSGQDVANLVAFLLSEEASYITGEVINIDGGLSI, from the coding sequence ATGGGTTATAAGGGTGATGTTGTAGTTGTTACTGGAGCTTCAAAAGGTATTGGGGCGTTTATAGCTATAGAACTTGCAAAAAAAGGCCTAAGTGCCATTATAAATTATAATTCAAGTGAGGGAAAAGCTATAGCTATTAGCGAATCAATTAAAAAAGAGCAGGGCAAGTGCGAGATAAAGAAATTTGATGTATCTAATTATGCTGAAGTTGAGAAAGCTTTTGAAGAAATCATTGATAAGTATAAAAAGATTGATTACCTTGTTAACAATGCAGGTATTGTCTCTGATAATTTAATAATAAAAATGAAAGAAGACGAGTTTGATAAGGTAGTGAGATTAAACTTATACGGTACTTTTAATTGTTCTAAAATTGTTGCAAAATACATGTTGAAACAAAGGTTTGGTGTGATAGTAAATATTAGCTCAATTGTAGGTCTTTTTGGTAATGCGGGCCAATCAAATTATGCCGCTTCAAAAGCCGGTATTATAGGTTTTACAAAGAGTTTAGCAAAAGAGTTGGGCTCAAGAAATATTCGAGTGAATGCTGTTGCACCTGGCTTTATTGAAACTGATATGACTAATGGTCTTAATATAATACAAAAGAAGTTTTTAACAGATAAAATTGCACTAAGAAGGCTAGGCAGCGGTCAAGATGTAGCTAACCTGGTTGCTTTTTTGCTTAGTGAAGAAGCTAGCTATATTACAGGTGAAGTAATAAACATAGACGGTGGTTTAAGTATTTAA
- the acpP gene encoding acyl carrier protein, translating to MSSIADQVKEIIKEQLGVEEEEIKPEAKFIEDLGADSLDTVELVMAMEEKFGIEIPDSDAEKILTVQDAISYVESHINK from the coding sequence ATGTCATCTATTGCAGATCAGGTAAAAGAAATCATTAAAGAACAGCTAGGGGTTGAAGAAGAAGAGATTAAGCCAGAGGCAAAGTTTATTGAGGATCTTGGGGCAGATTCTTTGGATACTGTAGAATTAGTTATGGCTATGGAAGAAAAATTTGGTATAGAAATACCAGATTCAGATGCAGAGAAAATTTTAACTGTCCAAGACGCAATAAGCTACGTAGAAAGCCATATTAATAAATAA
- the fabF gene encoding beta-ketoacyl-ACP synthase II, whose amino-acid sequence MRKRVVVTGYGIISPIGLSAKESYKNAINGVSGIDKITKFDATNFEVKIAAEVKGFNPENYVEKKEVKKYDLFSLYALVAAQEAIENSGLDLEKLDLFRCGVSVGSGIGGLGTIEKYEQALMQRGYKGVSPFFIPTAVINMAGGNIAIKYRLKGPNYATVTACASATHAIGFAARNIIYGDADVMIAGGCESTITPLAIAGFQNMKALSTRNDEPQKASRPFDSKRDGFIVGEGAGILVLEEYEFAKKRNANILAELVGFGMSDDGYHITAPDPEGKGAIYAMQMALNDARLNPESIDYINAHGTSTYFNDKIETLSIKTVFKEHAYKLAVSSTKSMTGHLLGAAGGIEAVFSAMVIENSIIPPTINLEHPDPECDLFYVPNVSIEKKVNAVMSNSFGFGGANAVLVFKKFNE is encoded by the coding sequence ATGAGAAAGAGGGTAGTTGTAACAGGCTATGGGATAATATCGCCCATAGGCCTTTCTGCTAAAGAAAGTTATAAAAATGCCATAAATGGCGTAAGTGGTATTGACAAAATTACAAAGTTCGATGCTACCAATTTTGAAGTTAAAATTGCTGCAGAAGTTAAAGGTTTTAATCCAGAAAATTATGTAGAAAAAAAAGAAGTTAAAAAGTACGATTTATTTAGTCTATATGCTTTAGTTGCAGCTCAAGAAGCCATAGAAAATTCTGGTCTAGATTTAGAAAAACTCGATTTATTTAGATGTGGTGTAAGTGTGGGTTCTGGTATTGGAGGTCTTGGGACAATAGAAAAATATGAACAAGCTTTGATGCAACGTGGCTACAAGGGTGTATCACCATTTTTTATACCCACAGCCGTAATAAACATGGCTGGAGGTAATATTGCTATAAAGTATAGACTAAAGGGCCCAAATTATGCTACAGTTACAGCATGCGCCTCCGCAACGCACGCGATTGGATTTGCAGCTAGAAACATAATATATGGTGATGCAGATGTTATGATTGCTGGTGGGTGTGAATCAACAATTACGCCTCTTGCAATAGCGGGTTTCCAAAACATGAAAGCACTCTCAACTAGAAATGACGAGCCACAAAAAGCATCCAGGCCATTCGATTCAAAAAGGGATGGTTTTATTGTTGGAGAAGGAGCAGGTATACTAGTTTTAGAAGAATACGAGTTTGCAAAAAAGCGTAATGCAAATATTTTAGCAGAGCTTGTGGGTTTTGGGATGAGCGATGATGGTTATCATATAACTGCACCCGATCCAGAAGGCAAAGGTGCAATTTATGCTATGCAAATGGCTTTGAATGACGCTCGTCTAAACCCAGAAAGTATTGATTACATAAATGCTCACGGTACATCTACATATTTTAATGACAAAATAGAAACGTTAAGTATTAAAACTGTATTTAAAGAACATGCGTATAAATTGGCTGTTAGCTCGACTAAATCAATGACAGGGCATTTGCTTGGTGCAGCAGGTGGTATTGAAGCAGTTTTTAGTGCTATGGTAATCGAAAATTCAATTATACCGCCAACTATAAACCTAGAACACCCAGATCCAGAATGTGATTTGTTTTACGTTCCAAACGTGTCCATTGAAAAGAAAGTAAATGCTGTTATGTCAAATTCTTTTGGCTTTGGTGGTGCAAACGCTGTTTTAGTGTTTAAAAAATTTAATGAATAA
- a CDS encoding HAD-IA family hydrolase, with product MNNAIFFDLDGTLVDSKSDLGKAVVYTALNLKLKILSKEYILSLVGNGIHRLVRDYLDSIACPDYYNQFLNIFLLYYYDHVCEDSYLYDGVKSTLLTLKKHYKLFVVSNKLEKFSKKLLNELGIADFFEEIVGGDSFENKKPHPQPILSLIERHAINPLSSLFVGDSENDYFASKASNIQMGWISFGYKDESILKKITPDFIFDKFRYILNIAL from the coding sequence ATGAATAATGCTATTTTTTTTGATTTAGATGGAACGCTTGTCGATTCAAAAAGTGATTTAGGAAAAGCAGTGGTTTACACTGCTTTAAATCTTAAATTAAAAATTTTAAGCAAAGAATATATTTTGTCTTTGGTGGGTAACGGGATACACAGGTTAGTTAGAGATTATTTAGACTCAATTGCTTGCCCTGATTATTATAATCAATTTTTAAATATTTTTTTATTATATTACTACGATCATGTGTGTGAGGATAGTTATCTTTACGATGGTGTTAAATCCACATTACTGACTTTAAAAAAACACTATAAGTTATTTGTAGTAAGCAACAAGCTTGAAAAGTTTTCCAAAAAATTATTAAATGAGTTAGGTATTGCCGATTTTTTTGAAGAAATAGTTGGCGGAGACAGTTTTGAGAATAAAAAACCACATCCTCAGCCTATTTTGAGTTTAATTGAAAGACATGCAATAAATCCATTAAGTTCTCTTTTTGTGGGTGATAGCGAAAATGATTATTTTGCTTCGAAAGCTTCAAATATTCAAATGGGGTGGATCAGTTTCGGCTATAAAGATGAATCAATTTTAAAAAAAATTACTCCTGACTTTATTTTTGATAAATTTCGGTATATATTAAATATAGCTTTATGA
- a CDS encoding HD domain-containing protein: protein MNFDIEAYPYMNQLKILCNNHKVKSYLVGGAIRDMLLNKKPTDFDFLISDKIDDIAATFSQITGKTHILFEKKIRVFRYVFDDCTIDLSQFEPNNLESELKRRDFTINAIALDLDTKNIIDPTKGIDDLQNRIVKYSNSYIFEEDPIRLIRLFRIAAKLKFDIEKNTLKKAKDLVYLINSVAKDRITQELEKFFIINDTYSYLLLMDRIGLLDELFEELSYENGCMQSSSHLYDVKSHSLSVYNFVEWSILRMKRIVGEECFEHYYGYYKANRKQIIIALKLAALFHDCSKPFVKQVVGDEISFKNHEIYSAEIFQKFAKKFNFQKKITQIATFLILNHIEPAKLFLNWKNNALTDELLYDFFDKFGINGVDLLIFALADTLAKGKIKMINREVFIDFLKDMTCFYFERYVNFLKVPQILKADELIDLGVENKKLTAVIKLLKKSVFLQKIKTKDDAVKFAKQFL, encoded by the coding sequence ATGAATTTTGATATTGAAGCATATCCCTATATGAATCAATTAAAAATTTTGTGCAATAACCATAAAGTCAAGTCATATCTAGTTGGCGGTGCTATAAGGGATATGCTTTTGAATAAAAAGCCAACAGATTTTGATTTTTTGATTAGCGATAAAATTGATGATATAGCTGCAACATTTTCGCAAATAACCGGCAAAACACATATACTATTTGAAAAAAAAATAAGGGTCTTTAGGTATGTTTTTGACGATTGCACAATTGATTTATCCCAGTTTGAGCCCAATAATTTAGAGTCAGAATTAAAAAGAAGAGATTTTACTATCAATGCAATTGCTTTGGATCTGGATACGAAAAATATCATAGATCCCACAAAAGGCATTGATGATCTTCAAAATCGCATTGTTAAATATTCAAATAGTTATATTTTTGAGGAAGACCCAATTCGACTAATAAGATTGTTTCGTATTGCTGCCAAACTAAAGTTTGATATAGAAAAAAACACTTTAAAAAAAGCTAAAGACCTTGTTTATCTTATTAACAGTGTTGCAAAAGATAGGATAACGCAAGAATTAGAAAAATTTTTTATAATAAACGATACCTATAGTTATCTTTTATTAATGGATAGGATTGGTTTACTTGATGAGCTTTTCGAAGAATTGTCTTACGAAAATGGCTGCATGCAAAGCTCAAGTCATCTATATGATGTAAAATCACACTCTTTAAGTGTGTACAATTTTGTTGAGTGGTCGATTTTAAGGATGAAAAGAATAGTTGGTGAAGAATGTTTTGAACATTATTATGGTTATTATAAGGCAAATAGAAAGCAAATAATTATTGCTTTAAAATTAGCTGCACTGTTTCATGATTGCTCAAAGCCGTTTGTAAAACAAGTGGTTGGTGATGAAATTTCATTTAAAAATCATGAAATTTACAGTGCAGAAATTTTTCAAAAGTTTGCCAAAAAATTCAATTTTCAAAAAAAGATTACACAAATTGCAACATTTTTGATTTTAAACCACATAGAACCTGCTAAACTTTTTTTAAATTGGAAAAACAATGCTTTAACTGATGAATTATTGTACGATTTTTTTGATAAATTCGGTATTAATGGTGTTGATCTTTTGATTTTTGCTTTAGCAGATACTTTAGCTAAAGGAAAAATCAAAATGATAAACAGAGAGGTATTTATAGACTTTCTCAAAGATATGACATGTTTTTACTTCGAAAGATATGTAAATTTCTTAAAAGTACCGCAAATTTTAAAAGCAGATGAGCTAATTGATCTAGGTGTTGAAAACAAAAAGCTTACTGCAGTTATTAAACTACTTAAAAAAAGCGTTTTTTTGCAAAAAATTAAAACAAAAGACGATGCTGTCAAGTTTGCAAAACAGTTTTTGTGA
- the minE gene encoding cell division topological specificity factor MinE translates to MGLLDFFTKRRESANVAKDRLQIILAHERQLNSAPFVEDLRKDLIAVISKYVKIDPSRIDVKLERDNHLEILEINIPLR, encoded by the coding sequence ATGGGATTGTTAGATTTTTTCACAAAAAGACGAGAATCAGCCAATGTTGCAAAAGATAGACTGCAAATAATTCTTGCACACGAAAGGCAGCTGAACAGCGCCCCATTTGTAGAAGATTTAAGGAAAGACTTAATAGCTGTAATATCAAAATATGTCAAAATTGACCCATCTCGCATAGATGTTAAGTTAGAACGTGATAATCATCTTGAAATACTAGAAATAAATATACCTTTGCGCTAA
- the minD gene encoding septum site-determining protein MinD, whose protein sequence is MGKVITITSGKGGVGKSTTSANIALGLALAGKKCVAIDLDIGLRNLDMILGLENRIVYDVVNVIENVAKINQALIRDKRTENLYLIAAAQTRDKSAVKPEQVVKLTQELKEEFDFIILDSPAGIEGGFKNAMIPADEVFIVTTPEISSIRDADRVVGILEANEKRNIKLIINRINPLLVKNGNMLNTDDVLQILSIPLIGIIPEDKNIISYTNMGEPSVLHKDSPSGKAYFNVVRRILGDNIDFNEIKEEKKGFLQTIFSFFRD, encoded by the coding sequence ATGGGGAAAGTAATTACAATTACATCTGGAAAAGGTGGTGTAGGAAAATCTACCACTAGCGCTAACATTGCACTTGGGCTTGCACTTGCAGGGAAAAAATGCGTTGCAATTGATCTTGATATTGGTCTTAGAAACCTTGATATGATCTTGGGCTTAGAAAACAGAATTGTTTATGATGTAGTAAATGTTATTGAAAATGTAGCTAAAATTAACCAGGCTCTAATTAGGGATAAAAGAACAGAAAATCTATACCTCATAGCAGCAGCCCAAACAAGAGACAAGTCTGCTGTAAAACCCGAACAGGTAGTCAAGTTAACTCAAGAGTTAAAAGAAGAATTTGATTTTATTATTTTAGACTCACCGGCTGGTATCGAAGGTGGATTTAAAAATGCCATGATACCAGCTGATGAAGTATTTATTGTCACAACGCCAGAAATTTCGTCCATTAGAGATGCAGATAGGGTTGTAGGCATACTTGAAGCCAATGAAAAAAGAAATATTAAGCTTATCATAAATAGAATAAACCCACTTCTGGTTAAAAATGGCAACATGTTAAATACAGATGATGTTTTACAGATTTTAAGCATACCGCTTATTGGTATTATACCAGAAGATAAAAATATCATTAGTTATACAAACATGGGCGAGCCCTCGGTACTACACAAAGATAGTCCATCTGGCAAAGCCTACTTTAATGTGGTGAGAAGAATTTTAGGTGACAATATAGATTTCAACGAAATAAAAGAAGAAAAAAAAGGCTTTTTACAAACGATTTTTAGCTTTTTTAGGGATTAA
- the minC gene encoding septum site-determining protein MinC, whose amino-acid sequence MEGLSIKGRNYLGYEIQIDNDSSDEQIIDFLQNHVVKNFELFKNSILTIKLDSKRETGAIINYLKSHNLNISAIFANSEKIENNIEVPLLNEVIKHPNSVVFKGNLRSGQTLESDDNLIIMGNVNRDAYIYAKKNIFVLGTLEGVPHAGFQSNKDTFVFAFELNSPQIRISDLLAKAPDKIKNGSKKEPEVAFVENSQIIVLDYKEWLNYKME is encoded by the coding sequence ATGGAAGGTTTATCAATAAAAGGTAGAAATTATCTAGGATATGAAATCCAGATAGATAACGATAGTTCAGATGAGCAAATAATTGATTTTTTACAAAACCACGTAGTGAAAAACTTTGAGTTATTTAAAAATTCTATATTGACAATTAAATTAGATAGTAAAAGAGAGACTGGTGCTATAATTAATTATCTCAAAAGTCACAATTTGAATATAAGTGCTATTTTTGCTAACAGTGAAAAAATCGAAAATAATATAGAGGTACCTTTATTAAATGAAGTAATAAAGCACCCAAACTCAGTGGTCTTTAAAGGTAATTTGCGCAGTGGCCAAACTCTTGAATCCGACGATAATTTAATTATTATGGGTAATGTAAATAGGGATGCCTATATTTACGCAAAAAAAAATATATTTGTTTTGGGCACATTAGAGGGTGTACCCCACGCAGGTTTTCAAAGTAACAAAGACACATTCGTGTTTGCATTTGAACTTAACAGTCCTCAGATTCGTATATCTGATTTACTAGCCAAAGCACCTGATAAAATCAAAAATGGCTCTAAAAAAGAACCAGAGGTTGCATTTGTTGAAAATTCTCAAATTATTGTACTAGATTATAAAGAATGGCTAAATTACAAAATGGAGTGA
- a CDS encoding glutaredoxin domain-containing protein, whose protein sequence is MKRIAIYLLGFVLSFIELVLAFFHKSLCEAYACKLVASYVKYGEFVLILTGVIVFFILTLLELSRFNFKDYLIDAILIAALSTEGLLLSFQIFSLKVICYFCFSIFLIFLIIVVWRLLEKHYSMFFAILGFLSVFCIGFFIMPNLSPLRQGYDLFYSKTCPHCEKTISFLRNSHINVNLYDAQDYKNFLNNIGIDEVPVLFVNLKDQKRFVIGEENIQKYFSQSSQNSNYNFFNKNQTCIIGDNCTK, encoded by the coding sequence GTGAAGAGAATTGCTATTTACCTACTGGGTTTTGTACTTTCTTTTATAGAGCTGGTTTTAGCTTTTTTCCATAAAAGTTTATGCGAGGCATACGCGTGCAAGCTTGTTGCAAGTTATGTAAAATATGGCGAGTTTGTATTAATATTAACTGGTGTTATTGTTTTTTTTATTCTGACATTGCTTGAATTGTCGAGATTTAATTTTAAAGATTATTTGATTGATGCGATTTTGATAGCTGCATTGTCAACTGAAGGCTTGCTTTTGTCTTTTCAAATTTTTTCGCTTAAAGTTATTTGTTATTTTTGTTTTTCAATATTTTTGATTTTTTTAATTATTGTGGTTTGGCGATTATTAGAAAAACATTATTCAATGTTTTTTGCAATTTTAGGTTTTTTGAGCGTGTTTTGTATAGGTTTCTTTATTATGCCAAACTTATCGCCTCTAAGGCAAGGTTATGATTTGTTTTACTCGAAAACCTGCCCCCATTGTGAAAAGACTATTTCCTTTTTAAGGAATTCACATATAAATGTTAATTTATACGATGCGCAAGATTATAAAAACTTTTTAAACAATATTGGTATTGATGAAGTGCCTGTACTTTTTGTAAACCTAAAAGATCAAAAAAGGTTTGTTATAGGTGAAGAAAATATTCAAAAATATTTTTCGCAAAGCTCCCAAAATAGCAATTACAATTTCTTTAATAAAAACCAGACATGCATAATAGGGGATAATTGTACAAAATGA
- the waaF gene encoding lipopolysaccharide heptosyltransferase II, whose amino-acid sequence MKKFLFIQTAFLGDAILSVPIIDSLKNKYKDASITVLTTPQNKEVYTLNSNIGEIILYDKHGLENNVFSMIKKIKLLKGFGFDCVITNHPSARTALISYFSAAKLRIAPSSVSLRFLYTNTINVEVESCPHQIDKNLALLKLLDFEDRDFIRKINLFFLKEDEKLINGVLEACSVNDNKKIVVINPLSAWSTKRWPKEYYKELALMLEQNGYLVLLIGTQKDINIGEYIKSNKKNIVNLMGQTNIKELFAVISKANLLISNDSAPVHIASAYNIPTIEIYGPTSPEFGFYPLSEKNAIFEIKDLDCRPCGSHGSNSCKKSHFECMMRIRPQEVFKTAIEFL is encoded by the coding sequence ATGAAAAAATTTCTGTTTATTCAGACAGCATTTTTAGGTGATGCCATTTTGAGTGTACCAATTATTGATTCTTTAAAAAATAAATATAAAGATGCGAGTATTACAGTTCTTACTACTCCACAAAATAAAGAAGTTTATACGCTAAACTCAAACATAGGTGAAATCATTCTTTATGATAAACATGGTTTGGAAAACAATGTATTTAGCATGATAAAGAAAATTAAGCTTCTAAAAGGTTTTGGCTTTGATTGTGTAATTACAAACCATCCTAGTGCAAGGACTGCGCTTATTAGCTATTTTAGCGCAGCTAAGTTACGCATAGCGCCTTCTAGCGTTTCACTAAGATTTTTATATACAAATACGATAAATGTAGAAGTAGAAAGCTGTCCACATCAGATAGACAAAAACCTTGCATTACTCAAGCTTTTGGATTTTGAAGATAGAGATTTTATTAGAAAGATTAATTTGTTTTTTTTAAAAGAAGATGAAAAACTAATAAATGGTGTATTAGAAGCTTGCTCTGTAAATGATAATAAAAAAATTGTTGTTATAAATCCACTTTCTGCTTGGTCTACAAAAAGATGGCCAAAAGAGTACTATAAAGAGTTGGCTTTAATGCTTGAGCAAAATGGTTATTTGGTGTTATTAATTGGAACTCAAAAAGACATTAATATTGGCGAATACATAAAAAGCAACAAAAAAAACATTGTAAATCTCATGGGTCAAACAAACATCAAAGAATTATTTGCTGTAATTTCAAAAGCAAATTTATTGATATCAAACGATTCTGCGCCTGTTCATATTGCATCTGCATACAATATACCAACAATTGAGATTTATGGTCCCACTTCGCCAGAATTTGGTTTTTATCCGCTCAGTGAAAAAAATGCAATTTTTGAGATAAAAGATTTAGATTGTAGGCCTTGTGGTTCGCATGGCAGCAATTCTTGCAAAAAGTCTCACTTTGAGTGTATGATGCGCATAAGACCACAAGAAGTTTTTAAAACAGCTATTGAGTTTTTATAA
- a CDS encoding glycosyltransferase family 9 protein: MNFCIIRLSSLGDIVITTAFIVELKKIYPRSKIFYVTKGSFVDLFYNMPFVDKVVEYSQVSSIKHIKFDAIYDLQVNWRSLILALKLKGKIYKAPKHRLYRLKVLYKSRFPFSFVKNKKQKDIIEDYLGLIGKKDGLPKLICKKEKHEGLTIGIAPFAAWKNKMWETQNFTKLMVLLDKEFIHPSFFIFGSKDEKALAKDFDELTYRITNYVGNLRLSQLVEKIGSCDIFITNDSGLMHIASACNVPIVAIFGPTVKEFGFYPRTKSVIIEKQLECRPCHLHGGNVCRLGHFRCMRDINPEDVFLAVKSLLEEKDG; the protein is encoded by the coding sequence ATGAATTTTTGCATAATTCGCTTAAGCTCTTTAGGCGATATTGTTATAACCACTGCTTTTATTGTTGAACTAAAAAAAATTTACCCTCGAAGTAAGATTTTTTATGTTACAAAAGGGAGTTTTGTTGATTTATTTTATAATATGCCTTTTGTTGATAAAGTGGTAGAGTATAGCCAAGTAAGCAGTATAAAACATATAAAGTTTGATGCAATATACGATTTGCAAGTTAATTGGCGCAGTTTAATTTTAGCGCTAAAGCTCAAGGGCAAAATCTACAAAGCTCCAAAACATAGACTCTATAGATTAAAAGTATTGTATAAATCACGTTTTCCTTTTAGTTTTGTAAAAAATAAAAAACAAAAAGATATCATTGAAGATTATTTAGGTTTAATAGGTAAAAAGGATGGCTTACCAAAACTTATTTGCAAAAAGGAAAAACATGAGGGTTTAACAATCGGAATAGCTCCATTTGCTGCGTGGAAAAACAAAATGTGGGAGACGCAAAACTTTACCAAATTAATGGTACTGTTAGATAAAGAGTTTATTCACCCATCTTTTTTTATTTTTGGCTCAAAGGATGAAAAAGCGCTTGCAAAAGATTTTGATGAACTAACATATAGGATAACCAATTATGTTGGTAATTTAAGACTGAGCCAGCTTGTCGAAAAAATAGGTTCATGTGATATTTTTATTACAAACGATTCGGGTTTGATGCACATTGCAAGTGCCTGTAATGTACCGATAGTGGCAATTTTTGGTCCAACGGTAAAAGAATTTGGTTTTTATCCAAGAACAAAATCTGTTATAATAGAAAAACAGCTTGAATGTAGACCATGCCATTTGCACGGAGGCAATGTTTGCAGGCTAGGTCACTTTAGGTGCATGAGGGATATTAACCCTGAAGATGTATTTTTGGCAGTAAAAAGCTTGTTGGAGGAAAAAGATGGTTAG